In Podospora pseudoanserina strain CBS 124.78 chromosome 5, whole genome shotgun sequence, a single window of DNA contains:
- the SHM2 gene encoding Serine hydroxymethyltransferase, cytosolic (COG:H; EggNog:ENOG503NVHZ) — translation MLSHEVGVPKFFFPPSDPPSRRPPAKERQRPCESSSHSQTFFSSFFLITKLNSYHHPPSYPTYTQDTMASSTYALSEEHKQLLEKSLVDSDPEVAEIMKHEIQRQRESIILIASENVTSRAVFDALGSPMSNKYSEGLPGARYYGGNQHIDEIELLCQKRALEAFHLDPAKWGVNVQCLSGSPANLQVYQAIMPPHGRLMGLDLPHGGHLSHGYQTPQRKISAVSTYFETMPYRVNLDTGIIDYDQLEKNAQLFRPKILVAGTSAYCRLIDYERMRKIADSVGAYLVVDIAHISGLVASGVIPTPFEYADVVTTTTHKSLRGPRGAMIFFRKGVRSVDAKTGKETLYDLEDKINFSVFPGHQGGPHNHTITALAVALKQAASPEFKAYQEKVVANAKTLERVFKEQGHKLVSDGTDSHMVLLDLRPFALDGARVEALLEQINITCNKNAVPGDKSALTPGGLRIGTPAMTSRGFGEADFERVAKYIDESIKLCKEVQSALPKEANKLKDFKAKVASGEVPRINELKKEIAEWSSTFPLPVEGWRVDAGL, via the exons ATGCTCAGTCACGAAGTGGGGGTTCCCAAatttttctttcctccctCCGATCCCCCCTCCAGACGGCCCCCCGCCAAAGAAAGACAAAGACCCTGTGAATCCTCGTCTCACTCTCAaacttttttctcttcttttttcctcatcaccaaactcAATTCCtaccatcatcccccaagTTATCCGACTTACACACAAGACACAATGGCCTCCAGCACATACGCCCTCTCCGAGGAGCACAAGCAG CTCCTCGAGAAGTCCCTCGTGGACTCTGACCCCGAGGTCGCTGAGATCATG AAGCACGAGATCCAGCGTCAGCGCGAgtccatcatcctcatcgcctccGAGAACGTCACCTCCCGCGCCGTTTTCGATGCCCTCGGCTCCCCCATGTCCAACAAGTACTCTGAGGGTCTCCCCGGCGCTCGTTACTATGGCGGCAACCAGCACATCGACGAGATCGAGCTTCTCTGCCAGAAGCGTGCCCTTGAGgccttccacctcgacccCGCGAAGTGGGGTGTCAACGTTCAGTGCTTGAGCGGCAGCCCTGCCAACCTCCAGGTCTACCAGGCCATCATGCCTCCTCACGGCAGACTCATGGGTCTCGACCTCCCCCACGGTGGCCATCTGAGCCACGGTTACCAGACCCCCCAGCGCAA GATCTCTGCTGTCTCCACCTACTTCGAGACCATGCCCTACCGTGTCAACCTTGACACTGGCATCATTGACTACGACCAGCTCGAGAAGAACGCTCAGCTCTTCCGCCCCAAGATCCTCGTCGCCGGTACTTCGGCCTACTGCCGCCTCATCGACTACGAGCGCATGCGCAAGATTGCCGACTCGGTTGGTGCCTACCTCGTTGTCGATATTGCCCACATCTCTGGTCTCGTTGCCTCCGGCGTCATCCCCACTCCTTTCGAGTATGCCGatgtcgtcaccaccaccactcacaagTCCCTCCGTGGTCCCCGTGGTGCCATGATCTTCTTCCGCAAGGGCGTCCGCTCCGTTGATGCCAAGACTGGCAAGGAAACCCTCTACGACCTCGAGGACAAGATCAACTTCTCCGTCTTCCCCGGGCACCAGGGCGGcccccacaaccacaccatcaccgctCTTGCCGTTGCCCTCAAGCAGGCCGCCTCCCCCGAGTTCAAGGCTTACCAGGAGAAGGTTGTTGCCAACGCCAAGACCCTCGAGAGAGTCTTCAAGGAACAGGGCCACAAGCTCGTCTCTGACGGTACCGACTCCCACAtggtcctcctcgacctccgcCCCTTCGCTCTTGACGGTGCCCGTGTCGAGGCTCTCCTCGAGCAGATCAACATCACTTGCAACAAGAACGCCGTCCCCGGCGACAAGAGCGCTCTTACCCCTGGTGGTCTCCGTATTGGTACACCCGCTATGACCTCTCGTGGCTTCGGCGAGGCCGACTTCGAGCGCGTCGCCAAGTATATCGACGAGAGCATCAAGCTCTGCAAGGAGGTCCAGTCTGCTCTCCCCAAGGAGgccaacaagctcaaggatTTCAAGGCCAAGGTTGCCTCTGGCGAGGTTCCCCGCATCaacgagctcaagaaggagatcgCTGAGTggtcctccaccttccccctccccgttgAGGGCTGGAGAGTCGACGCTGGCCTTTAA
- the SPT7 gene encoding Transcriptional activator spt7 (BUSCO:EOG09261476; COG:B; COG:K; EggNog:ENOG503NXIC): protein MSIANGQNAWPPPSASQVNGERGHGYHGGAADDGLPRTNTPSGGHHPPSLMPEASDLDDEHRRALFAQKFQVANRRLERLFGDDGGYDQAALASFTRPPTPPAPLIPAATDHAPIQEPPRKRAKRVIDEDDYGDDDDDDGDDDEDDEESQDGANRIASKHSSAAAAKTLLSPSKSGSSPVHSVPSPGKQSREDGSQQKVKSSEDARKELEDARTATEEAAKRSFHTLFYTLENDRTAMLEHQQLEESEKQLQAEMDKTGHNSTSQPGSQGGHGSLSNANLGASSLTLKHLIARIDLKRDQVRASDAELRSLMNEVRKNRSKWASEENVGQEELYEALDKVLSELKAHTEFSTPFLNRVNKRDAPDYYNIIRQPMDMGTMTKKLKQLQYKSKTEFVTDLNLIWDNCLRYNQDMAHPFRRLANSMRKEAEKLIPLIPDVVIRPRAEVEAEERRKQNGGDDEDSDDEPIMSSRGRKATKGASKSRKAQSDQKEDTPNLETKPVLQLNGLLARHREGSEIDGSNGFGTPPVAGSITPSGLNGHHSGVSNADAMDIDGPSLNGIHLNQALGEAAEQAFEDDDYKMWKQVTKKDRALIAKERYRLFADGHLNVDEPALLRTKAGMRRFLKSQREAEAHGLLPGSNQADASAAGSKDGIKASETLAEGMEDDVVKNIPAYYEPQTIIPDIDPKLQWVEDGEGQVINQFEDMLQLVPQGHFISPVSKLTNKFDANIRQMQETRKLCSKISVIKQMQIQTQMYQNQFQKYNPEPFIEQDIEPHFLAGEGPVMAGEVCRAAMQRSVAKIFYHAGFEELQPSALDTITDIAGDYFQKLVRTFNVYREAELKPATGVFAERGTKFQRRYTPEEVILHTLDENGYDIEQLEAYARDDVGKLGSKLSTLHERMKAHLADLLRPALNDAGADGSGAFNDGSEQFVGGDFAEDLGEDFFGFKSLGLDKELGLDMLSVPLHLLQSRVRNQFQLQTQTAGAGVGTVDMFEPLPPSEPVTRDSIQEQIGLVKNFFLAKLHANGDAPLVEDEDLPVKQRRPRPRLGATGKIVSPQKRPPKEQIALAKKKKKMESSGLGMVTAGQNAGSLVGGLGGGSPNKSRKVVVGGGGGGGVGSITLPTVAAGGGESGTEKEDGGGTQQAGGSGGGMGMMSPDSMDVR from the exons ATGTCCATCGCAAATGGCCAGAATGCCTGGCCGCCGCCATCGGCAAGCCAGGTCAACGGCGAACGAGGCCACGGTTATCACGGTGGTGCTGCCGACGACGGCCTGCCGCGGACCAATACCCCCAGCGGCGGCCACCACCCGCCCTCACTGATGCCTGAGGCGTccgacctcgacgacgagCATCGCCGCGCCCTCTTCGCCCAAAAGTTTCAAGTCGCTAACCGCCGTCTGGAGAGGCTGTTTGGTGACGACGGGGGCTACGACCAGGCTGCTCTCGCGTCCTTCACGCGTCCCCCGACCCCACCCGCGCCTTTGATCCCCGCCGCGACCGACCACGCGCCGATCCAAGAACCGCCCCGCAAGCGGGCCAAGCGCGtcatcgacgaggacgattacggcgacgacgacgacgacgatggcgacgacgacgaggatgacgaggaatcCCAAGACGGCGCCAATCGCATTGCTTCTAAACACTCTAgcgccgctgctgccaagacTTTGCTCTCCCCATCGAAATCGGGGAGCTCCCCAGTGCATTCGGTGCCATCCCCTGGGAAACAGAGCAGAGAGGATGGATCGCAACAAAAAGTCAAGTCGTCAGAGGATGCGCgcaaggagttggaggatgcGCGCACCGCgacggaggaggctgccaagcGCAGCTTTCACACGCTATTCTACACCCTAGAAAACGACCGGACCGCCATGCTCGAGCACCAGCAGCTGGAAGAATCAGAAAAACAGCtgcaggccgagatggacaAGACGGGTCACAACAGCACAAGTCAGCCGGGGAGCCAGGGCGGCCACGGCTCGCTCAGCAATGCCAACCTGGGCGCCTCGAGCCTGACGTTAAAGCACCTCATCGCCAGGATAGACCTCAAAAGAGACCAGGTTCGGGCCTCGGATGCCGAGCTGCGCTCGCTCATGAACGAAGTCCGCAAGAACCGGAGCAAATGGGCGAGTGAGGAGAATGTAGGACAGGAGGAGCTCTACGAGGCACTGGACAAGGTGCTCAGCGAGCTCAAGGCGCACACCGAGTTTTCGACGCCGTTTCTGAACCGCGTCAACAAGAGGGATGCGCCAGATTACTACAACATAATCAGACAACCGATGGACATGGGGACCATGACGAAGAAGCTCAAACAGCTTCAGTACAAGTCCAAGACCGAGTTCGTCACGGACCTGAACCTGATCTGGGACAACTGCCTCCGGTACAACCAGGACATGGCCCACCCTTTCCGGCGCCTTGCCAACTCGATGcgcaaggaggccgagaagttAATACCCCTGATTCCGGATGTTGTCATCAGGCCAAGGGCGGAGGTGGAAGCCGAGGAAAGAAGGAAGCAAAACGGgggagatgacgaggacagCGACGACGAGCCGATCATGTCCTCGCGGGGTCGCAAAGCAACAAAGGGGGCGAGCAAGTCCCGGAAGGCGCAGTCGGACCAAAAAGAAGATACCCCAAACCTGGAGACGAAGCCGGTGCTGCAGTTGAATGGACTTTTAGCGAGGCATAGGGAGGGGTCCGAGATTGACGGCAGCAACGGCTTTGGGACGCCGCCGGTGGCTGGATCCATCACGCCCAGCGGCTTGAACGGGCATCATTCCGGTGTCAGTAATGCTGATGCGATGGATATTGACGGGCCGTCGCTGAACGGGATTCATCTGAATCAAGCGCTGGGCGAGGCGGCGGAGCAGGcgtttgaggatgatgattACAAGATGTGGAAGCAGGTCACGAAGAAGGACCGGGCGTTGATAGCGAAGGAGCGATATCGGTTGTTTGCGGATGGGCATTTGAATGTGGACGagccggcgttgttgaggACCAAGGCTGGGATGAGGCGGTTTCTCAAGTcgcagagggaggcggaAGCGCATGGGCTTTTGCCGGGGTCGAATCAGGCTGATGCTTCGGCGGCTGGGTCGAAGGATGGGATCAAGGCGTCAGAGACgttggcggaggggatggaAGATGATGTGGTGAAGAACATACCTGCGTACTATGAGCCTCAGACGATCATCCCGGACATTGATCCGAAGCTCCagtgggtggaggatggtgaagggCAGGTTATCAACCAGTTTGAGGACATGCTGCAGCTGGTTCCTCAGGGGCACTTCATCTCGCCCGTGAGCAAGCTGACGAACAAGTTTGATGCGAACATTCGGCAGATGCAGGAGACGAGGAAGCTGTGTTCCAAGATCAGCGTCATCAAGCAGATGCAGATCCAGACAcag ATGTACCAAAACCAATTCCAAAAGTACAATCCCGAACCCTTCATCGAGCAGGATATcgagccccacttcctcgCCGGCGAGGGCCCGGTCATGGCGGGAGAAGTCTGCCGCGCAGCCATGCAGCGCTCCGTAGCCAAGATCTTCTACCACGCCGGCTTCGAGGAGCTCCAACCTTCTgccctcgacaccatcaccgacatTGCAGGAGACTACTTCCAAAAGCTCGTCCGAACCTTCAACGTCTATCGCGAAGCAGAACTCAAGCCCGCCACGGGTGTCTTTGCGGAAAGGGGCACAAAGTTTCAACGCCGGTACACCCCCGAAGAAGTCATCCTCCACACCCTCGACGAAAACGGCTACGACATTGAGCAGCTCGAAGCCTACGCCCGTGACGACGTCGGCAAGCTAGGCAGCAAATTGTCAACCCTCCACGAAAGGATGAAAGCCCACCTCgccgacctcctccggccGGCCCTCAACGACGCGGGAGCCGACGGCTCGGGGGCCTTCAACGACGGCTCGGAGCAGTTTGTGGGAGGGGACTTTGCCGAGGACCTCGGGGAGGACTTTTTCGGGTTCAAGTCTCTCGGTCTGGACAAGGAGCTCGGGCTGGACATGCTGTCTGTCCCGCTGCACCTGCTCCAATCCCGGGTGAGGAACCAGTTTCAGCTGCAGACCCAGACGGcaggggcgggggtggggacGGTGGACATGTTTGagccgctgccgccgtcgGAGCCGGTTACTAGGGACTCGATCCAGGAGCAGATCGGGCTGGTCAAGaacttcttcttggcgaAGCTGCATGCTAACGGGGACGCGCCGCTtgtggaggacgaggactTGCCTGTGAAGCAGcggaggccgaggccgaggttggGGGCGACGGGCAAGATTGTTAGTCCGCAGAAGCGGCCGCCGAAGGAGCAGATTGCgctggcgaagaagaagaagaagatggagagtAGCGGGTTGGGAATGGTTACTGCGGGGCAGAATGCGGGGagtttggttggtgggttgggaggggggagtcCGAATAAGAGTAGgaaggttgtggttggtggtggtggtggtggtggtgttgggagcATAACGCTGCCGACGGTGGCGGCTGGGGGCGGGGAGAGCGGGactgagaaggaggatggtggtgggacgCAACAAGcgggggggagtggtggtgggatggggatgatgagtcCGGATAGTATGGATGTtaggtga
- a CDS encoding hypothetical protein (EggNog:ENOG503P3CD; COG:U) — protein sequence MRIRLPFAGVFTLLLLLSAYAGLSTLQLSPSLPLNDKALHFLTFFLLTLAFYWVIDTTRRRTLNLTLAICTVGGGIGSEILQGLLPNGREFDPYDVVANLVGSLGAVGLCSWYHKRMLERKRQRRYGGEGGAGEELERLHDGEEEDLELGEGLGLGRSFDGQQEQGVTTAAAAAAATEERGKSLEEVVDDWDENEVDNWDDEEEEEEESEEDIGGAASGAGRVGVVNGKKRAD from the exons atgagAATACGGCTCCCCTTCGCAG gcgtcttcaccctcctcctcctcctctcagccTACGCCggcctctccaccctccaactctccccctccctccccctcaacgaCAAAGCCCTCCActtcctcaccttcttcctgTTAACCCTCGCCTTCTACTGGGTAATCGAcaccacccgccgccgcaCCCTCAACCTAACCCTCGCCATCTGCaccgtcggcggcggcatcggTTCGGAAATTCTGCAAGGCCTTCTCCCCAACGGTCGGGAGTTTGATCCATATGATGTCGTCGCCAATTTAGTCGGTTCgttgggggcggtggggttgtgTTCGTGGTATCATAAGCGGATGCTGGAAAGAAAACGGCAGAGGAGAtatggtggcgagggtggtgctggggaggagctggagaggttgcatgatggagaggaggaggatttggagttgggggaggggttggggttgggcagGAGTTTTGATgggcagcaggagcagggtGTGacgactgctgctgctgctgctgctgcgacggaagaaaggggaaagagtttggaggaggtggtggatgattgGGATGAGAATGAGGTGGACAActgggatgatgaggaggaggaagaggaggagagtgaggaggatatcGGGGGGGCTGCTTCAGGGGCTGGCAgggtgggggttgtgaacgggaagaagagagcagATTAG
- the APR1 gene encoding aspartic proteinase precursor (MEROPS:MER0000941; EggNog:ENOG503NW5J; COG:O) produces the protein MKGALLTAAVLLGAAQAGGTHKLKLKKVPLAEQLEAVPLETQMKHLGQKYMGIRPQQSHANAVFQGSLADPKGIHPVPISNFMNAQYFSEITIGTPPQSFKVVLDTGSSNLWVPSVDCGSIACYLHSKYDSSASSTFKANGSSFEIRYGSGSLSGYVSQDTMTIGDIKIKEQDFAEATSEPGLAFAFGRFDGIMGLGFDRISVNGIVPPFYKMIEQKLIDEPVFAFKLADTEGESEVTFGGVDKDAYKGKLITIPLRRKAYWEVDFDAISYGDDTADLENTGIILDTGTSLIALPSQLAEMLNAQIGAKKGYTGQYTVDCAKRDSMKDVTFNLAGYNFTLGPYDYVLEAGSSCISSFFPMDMPEPVGPLAILGDSFLRRYYSIYDLGANTVSLAEAK, from the exons ATGAAGGGCGCTCTTCTTACCGCAGCTGTGCTGCTCGGAGCCGCTCAGGCCGGTGGCACccacaagctcaagctcaagaaggtCCCTCTTGCTGAGCAGCTG GAGGCGGTCCCTCTCGAGACTCAGATGAAGCACCTCGGCCAGAAGTACATGGGCATCCGGCCTCAGCAGAGCCATGCCAATGCTGTCTTCCAGGGCTCGCTCGCCGACCCTAAGGGCATCCACCCCGTTCCCATCTCGAACTTTATGAACGCTCAGT ACTTCTCCGAGATTACTATTGGTACTCCTCCCCAGTCTTTTAAGGTGGTCCTGGACACGGGAAGTTCTAATCTTTGGGTGCCGTCGGTGGATTGCGGGTCTATCGCCTGCTACCTGCACTCCAAGTATGACTCCTCTGCGTCTTCGACCTTCAAGGCCAACGGGTCTTCGTTTGAGATTCGGTACGGCTCTGGGTCGCTCAGTGGTTACGTGTCGCAAGACACCATGACTATTGGCGACATCAAGATTAAGGAGCAGGATTTCGCCGAGGCCACCAGCGAGCCTGGTCTGGCCTTCGCCTTTGGCCGTTTCGATGGTATCATGGGTCTCGGTTTTGACAGAATCTCGGTGAACGGGATTGTGCCCCCCTTCTACAAGATGATTGAGCAGAAGCTCATTGATGAGCCCGTGTTTGCTTTCAAGCTTGCAGATACCGAGGGCGAGTCCGAGGTTACATTTGGCGGTGTCGACAAGGACGCGTACAAGGGCAAGCTTATCACGATTCCCCTCAGACGTAAGGCCTACTGGGAGGTGGACTTTGACGCCATCTCCTATGGTGACGACACTGCTGATCTCGAGAACACCGGTATCATCCTCGATACCGGCACCTCCCTCATCGCGCTGCCCAGCCAGCTCGCTGAGATGCTGAACGCTCAGATCGGTGCCAAGAAGGGCTACACTGGTCAGTACACTGTCGACTGCGCCAAGCGTGACTCGATGAAGGATGTCACGTTCAACCTTGCTGGCTACAACTTCACTCTCGGCCCCTACGACTACGTCCTCGAGGCTGGCAGCAGCTGCAtctcgtccttcttccccatGGACATGCCCGAGCCGGTCGGACCTCTCGCTATTCTGGGAGACTCCTTCCTGCGCAGATACTACTCTATCTACGACCTTGGCGCCAACACTGTCAGCCTTGCCGAGGCCAAGTAG